In Montipora capricornis isolate CH-2021 chromosome 4, ASM3666992v2, whole genome shotgun sequence, the DNA window agtttttgtttcatAATTCCTGTCATTTTTCTTGACAGACCAGTACATGTTTCAAAGAGTTTTGTGTGATTGAGTTAACATAAGCAGCAAGTATTTGGCTAAAGTTTACATGTTCatatcaaaaaaattgtttttcatcgttaaaatcattaaaagtgaattttcgaCTTACCTATACTGGAACTACTGCTCTTAATTCCATTAATTATTGGATTTTCCCTCAGAAGAAAACCAGATGACGTGAAGCAACTTAATGGCAGTTGAATGCGCTCACATCGATCCATATATGCTCGAGGTAGCTCAAAACATAAACCGTTTTTGTTATATTGTCAAAGATTTCCCGGTGAAAAGAATGGACCTATGAATTTCAAAGTGTCCTGCTGACGTTGCTACGAACAAAGATTGGAAAATGACCGCGTTTCTGCTGGACAATAAAAGCCATTCTCTTCGCTTTTACACGAACTCACTTCGCAGAACCATTCATCACAATCGCGCGGAATCTtgcattgtttgtttcaaaCTTCGCACATGCGCAGtcatttttcagcgctgtctgtccatcctcgatggacaaacttgatcacgtgatctgctgtgtgccagggtcttctcaagacccgccgccatattgaaagccgagaagaccctgggaacgaggttgggccTTATCGCAGATCTAATAGGAGGCGAGGCTACGAAGCTTAATAACGCTCTTCGCGCCATACATGTATACAAAACATCAAAAAACGAATATTTGCAACCAGGAATATCTGAATTTGTCGGAAGATCTTGTCATATTTAAAGATTTAAGAATCTTGAGTGATCTTAGTTTAAGAACGAGATGTCGGGTTTTTACGGGGCTCCCTCATTAGCAGCCAATGTTCCCCAGCTGAACGAGGGGAAGGCATTTCAAGATATTGTGAGCTTGCTTCAACACATCGACAAAGGCGAACTGCAAGAACTTCTGGATAATGAGGCACAAATTAATGATCTCATTTCAGATAACGAAGAGGTGAGATGGTGTTTTATCCTTCAGTCTGGTCTGATTTGTGAATTGACCAAAGCATGGCAAAGAAATCGTTGACTCAGCTGTTTGATCATGAATTGTTGTATTCGATCAGAAGCGATATTACAACTGTATATTGTAGGCTTAGACCCTTATGGGCGTGCAGTTTATTGATACATTCGAATTTAAAAAACCTCCGATCAATTCTGTGTGCATTTGATACCCTTAGCTTCTTCAAGTTAAACGAGTCAGAATACGAATTTACTCATTGACATAGAAGACGTAAGTAGCAGCTGGGCGTTGATATGTTTTCTTTACAGGACTGTCATGGCGAAGTAGAGTTTATAGTTTGTTTTGTTGCGTTTATTAGTTGCATATCATATCACAAAGAAATTTGGCAAATGTTTGTTAGGCTAGAATGAAGCCTGGACAGAGGCTATGATTATACATGTAATAGTACCACATGTGCAAAGTTGTTGAGTCCTACGAAATTTAACTCCAATGCAATGGCCCTCAAGGGCTGGAAAGATTGTACATTGTAAGCCAGGTGATAAAAACAGTGACATCCTTTTGTCGCACTCATAGGCTGCATTGTAAGCTTGACAGAATTGTGTTTTGTAGGAATtgcttttttgttgttcttcCTCTACTCTAGCTTGCCATTAaaagggacatagtttttgagttaGATGTTGTTAACTCATTCACGTCTAAAGCACCCgcaattgacaagtaaaatctccTGGTGTAAGCCAGaataaaatctgtaagtctcacTCTTGGGTGGAGAAGGTTTAATATTATCATTTCCCTGCACATAACTTCAGGTAAAAAAGATTGCTGTACACCGAGACACTGTGATGGCCAGTAACCGAAGCCTTGCAGAATACAACTTGTCCCAGCAACCAACGCTGGAAAGGAAAAAACAGTTGCTTATTGAGGCCCATCAAAACAAGGCTTTGATTCAGGAGGAGTTTAATAAGAATTGGCAGAAACTTGGTAAATAGtgatgtacatacatgtaaattaattGATAAGtcatgaggttgatagtggacAGAAACACAATATTCCGGTCTCCTGTAACtctgacatcatcatcatcatcatatctatATTTAtcatatctctcagatagtatgtgcactctgattggcttaatTACAGCCCACTAAATttaaatttcgataaaacattatCTAGCAGGTTTTTCttgtcgtttctgttacataaacttgtaaaactgtttgaatcttgcaagtaactatttcaaacagccaagaagatttagtttttcggattttgacaccGCAATCTTTGTGGCGGTTGAACCTTCTGCTTGACTTCGAGTAGGTTCCTTGCCCACATGCCAGATTAACCTCCGAGAtacaataaatatcttactaaccttgttttctcggtccgtactgtaagttatggaTCCTCGTTTTCGTCCTGTTGATTTATGGTCCGCGCTCTTCgcacttgggccataaatcaacaggaaaaaattcagatcgtaacttacagtacagacctcgaacttggttagtaagaggtatttatccTCAGATTTTAGAGTAGTTTAGTGTAGCTAATTTACCCTACCAACCATGATGtgccacagaggacagaccacagcCCTGGGAGCTCCATGCTCTACTCTTTGCGGCAAGTGTGAGGATTCTTTTACGTCCCGCTGGGTTATGAACattaaagggttgtgagatggggcctatgCTTTTTTGTCcatatctgagaagactagatAGTCTACCAGTTAGAGATGCAATTACAAAGGCGGCACTCTCTCCTCAGTTAGTGTTGACTGGGTCGAAGTTTTGATCTTGCAACCTCCTGCATAGCagtctgatgctcaaccaactgggcCAACTGGTTGACCACAATGGAAATTCCTTGATTTAGAATCAGAATGCTCATCAACCTACATTCATTCATAGGCCTGCCTTGCAAAGTCCACTGTTTTCCATTTGAAAGCTACTCAGTTAATTAGCCTCCACACTCAATATTTGTACACTAttctagttctttttttttttcatacatgtatttatatatatttaagcTTGTACAAGAGTGAATaaagtgttgttgttgctgtatataataataataataataataataataataataataacaataacaacaacaacaacaatagtaataagtcaagtgaagctatgatcttcgcagttacgtacgcaatttttgcaattgcgcagagaagcctgaaaaattcaggacttcatcaGGGTTTaatttgaacctgtgacctcgcgattccggtgcgacgctctaaccaactgagctatgaagccactgacgttgggagctggtcatttgtgggttctaatggtcccgtgaggagtgaatcaatgatgaatggtatatgaaatgaattggaatcgcgaggtcatg includes these proteins:
- the LOC138045622 gene encoding vacuolar protein sorting-associated protein 37B-like, encoding MSGFYGAPSLAANVPQLNEGKAFQDIVSLLQHIDKGELQELLDNEAQINDLISDNEEVKKIAVHRDTVMASNRSLAEYNLSQQPTLERKKQLLIEAHQNKALIQEEFNKNWQKLEALSSQHSPDTTLALLQTSTAQAEEEAEKTADSFMDGEMNVEEFIQTFRSQKTTHHLRKIKSEKLSELLRSRRSQYSYRY